One part of the Neosynechococcus sphagnicola sy1 genome encodes these proteins:
- a CDS encoding phycobilisome linker polypeptide: MRMFKVTACVPSLTRIRTQRELQNTYFTKLVPFGNWFSEQQRIMKMGGKIVKVELATGKAGTNTGIL, translated from the coding sequence ATGCGCATGTTCAAGGTAACTGCCTGCGTCCCCAGCCTAACCCGGATTCGGACTCAGCGTGAACTACAAAACACTTACTTCACGAAGCTAGTTCCCTTCGGAAACTGGTTCAGTGAGCAGCAGCGCATCATGAAAATGGGCGGCAAGATTGTTAAAGTTGAACTCGCCACCGGTAAAGCAGGCACTAATACTGGGATCCTCTAA
- a CDS encoding transglutaminase-like domain-containing protein, which produces MKSINLQAYLQASAVIDWHHPGILALAQKLAAGQQSPSAIAKACFEWVRDQIHHSSDYQMNPVTCRASDVLQYQTGYCFAKSHLLAALLRANGVPTGFCYQRLSLDDQGAPYTLHGFNGVYLPDIGWYRVDARGNREGVNTQFIPPRRKFSLQNSVT; this is translated from the coding sequence ATGAAGTCAATTAACCTGCAAGCTTACCTACAAGCCAGTGCTGTTATTGATTGGCATCATCCAGGGATTTTGGCACTGGCTCAGAAACTTGCCGCTGGGCAGCAGTCCCCTTCGGCGATCGCCAAGGCTTGTTTTGAGTGGGTTCGAGATCAGATTCATCACAGCTCTGACTATCAGATGAATCCTGTTACCTGTCGAGCTTCAGATGTACTCCAGTATCAAACAGGTTACTGCTTCGCCAAAAGTCACTTGTTGGCTGCATTGCTGCGGGCAAATGGAGTTCCCACCGGGTTTTGCTATCAACGATTGAGTCTGGATGACCAGGGTGCACCCTACACGTTGCATGGTTTCAATGGGGTTTACTTACCCGATATTGGGTGGTATCGGGTGGATGCCAGAGGTAATCGAGAGGGTGTGAATACTCAGTTCATACCCCCCCGAAGAAAGTTTAGCCTACAAAATTCAGTTACCTGA
- the apcB gene encoding allophycocyanin subunit beta, with the protein MQDAITSVINASDVQGKYLDSSALAKLKAYFQTGELRVRAANAISANAAAIVKEGVAKSMLYTDVTRPGGNMYTTRRYAACIRDLDYYLRYATYAMLAGDPSILDERVLNGLKETYNSLGVPISTTVQAIQAMKEVTARLVGADAGKEMGVYFDYISSGLS; encoded by the coding sequence ATGCAAGACGCAATTACTTCTGTAATCAATGCTTCTGATGTTCAAGGCAAGTACTTGGACTCTAGTGCTTTAGCTAAACTCAAGGCTTATTTCCAAACTGGTGAACTCCGCGTTCGTGCAGCCAATGCTATCAGTGCAAACGCTGCTGCGATCGTCAAAGAAGGGGTTGCTAAGTCCATGCTGTACACAGATGTAACCCGTCCGGGTGGCAACATGTACACCACCCGTCGCTATGCGGCTTGCATCCGCGACTTGGATTACTACCTGCGCTATGCCACCTACGCCATGCTGGCTGGGGATCCTTCCATCCTTGATGAGCGTGTACTCAACGGGTTGAAGGAAACCTACAACTCCCTGGGTGTACCTATTTCTACAACCGTTCAAGCGATCCAAGCCATGAAGGAAGTCACCGCTCGTTTGGTGGGTGCTGACGCTGGTAAAGAAATGGGTGTTTACTTCGACTACATCTCCTCTGGCTTAAGCTAA
- a CDS encoding allophycocyanin: MSIVTKSIVNADAEARYLSPGELDRIKSFVGSGERRLRIAQTLSESRERIVKQAGDQLFQRRPDIVSPGGSAYGQEMTASCLRDMDYYLRLVTYGIVAGDVTPIEEIGVVGAKEMYASLDVPLSAFVEGIRAMKSVSSSLLSGEDAAEAGSYFDYLAGALS; encoded by the coding sequence ATGAGTATTGTTACAAAGTCGATCGTTAACGCGGATGCTGAAGCCCGTTACCTCAGCCCTGGTGAACTAGATCGGATCAAGAGCTTCGTAGGCTCTGGCGAGCGTCGTCTTCGGATTGCTCAAACTCTGTCTGAGTCTCGCGAACGCATCGTCAAGCAAGCTGGCGATCAACTATTCCAAAGACGCCCTGACATTGTTTCCCCTGGTGGCAGTGCTTATGGCCAAGAGATGACTGCATCCTGCCTCCGTGACATGGATTACTACCTCCGTCTTGTAACCTACGGGATCGTTGCTGGTGATGTCACCCCCATCGAAGAAATCGGTGTTGTTGGTGCTAAAGAGATGTATGCCTCTTTAGATGTTCCCCTTTCTGCATTTGTAGAAGGCATCCGTGCCATGAAGAGCGTTTCATCTTCATTGCTTTCAGGTGAAGATGCCGCTGAAGCTGGCTCTTACTTTGATTACTTAGCTGGTGCTCTGTCCTAG